The stretch of DNA TCTTGCTCTGTTAATTTATCGCCAGCTTCTTCTGCAGTAATGAGCCCACTTAAAAGGTCATTTGCAGGCTCTAGCCTTCTTTTTTTAATTAATTCACGAAAATAATTGTTTGCTTCTTCAACATGTGGAGCAGCAGCCTCCCATTCTTCTGCTGTCGTATTAAAATCAATGAATTTAATAAACGCTTCGGACCATATTCTAAATTGGTCACGATCTTCTTTTTCTACCCCAATGAGCTCGGCTATTACCATAACAGGTAACAGATAAGCGAAATCGTGAATAATTTCATGTTGCTCTTTTCCTCTTCGTTGCTCCATTAAATAAGAGGCTAAACTTTTTATCGTTGGCCGAAGTTTTTCTACCATTCGAGGTGTAAAAGCTTTCGTTACTAAGCTTCTTAATCGTGTATGGTCTGGTGCATCTTTAAAAAGCATCATATTTCTAACCGTCATGACCGCGGGCATTAAATGAGCAGGTGGTGTAAAGATTTGATCTGGAGGTAATAGGTTGCGGATTTCTTTCATAAATCTACCATCTTTTAATACCGTTTCTACTTCTTTATAGCCAGTAACTAGCCAGCCAGATGTATTAAAAAGATGAACCCACTGAACATTGTTTCCTTGGCTAAATTGTTCTAAATACGGAAACGGGTTATGTATAAACGATTGTAAAACTTCTTTATTCAAATTCATCACTCCTTTTTCCAATTATATTCGCTAAAAAAAGATAGTATCCTTTTCTTTTGGAAAAAATCCCCTCAGTTAGTTTTAAATTTTAAAGCTTATGTTACACAATTTGACATGAATATGCGTTAAAATGATAGAAGTAAGATTGACTCGATTTTAACCTTGAAACTATAGATAGATTTGCATAGTAATAACAGATCCTTTACTTGCATAACAAAGGGTAAGTTTTTCTAAGGAGGAAAATGTAAATGTTTTGTCACCGCTGTGGTGTAAAAGTAGTGGAAGACGCTAACTATTGTTCCAATTGTGGAGTTAGTTTAAAAGAAGAGCCTACTCTTTTGGAGAGAAATAGAAAAAGTACAACATCAAGAAGAAAACGAATGGTTCCGTTCTTTTTACCCATCCTAACAGCTATTGTCGTGTTCGCTTCTATATTCGCCTATTATTCCTATGAGAAAAAAGTAAATGCACAAGTGTTAGCTTGGAAGGAAACGTCCGAAAGCTTAGCACTAGACGGAGATTATGATCGTGCAAAAACGTATTTAAAAGATGCGTTAGAAAAGCGCCCGAATTATTTTGTATTAAGAAATAATTTAGAAGTAGTTTCGATAGTAGAAGAATATGAAGAGGAACTACAAAAAGTAGCTAGCTTACTAGAAGAGCGAGACT from Sutcliffiella cohnii encodes:
- a CDS encoding cytochrome P450, with protein sequence MNKEVLQSFIHNPFPYLEQFSQGNNVQWVHLFNTSGWLVTGYKEVETVLKDGRFMKEIRNLLPPDQIFTPPAHLMPAVMTVRNMMLFKDAPDHTRLRSLVTKAFTPRMVEKLRPTIKSLASYLMEQRRGKEQHEIIHDFAYLLPVMVIAELIGVEKEDRDQFRIWSEAFIKFIDFNTTAEEWEAAAPHVEEANNYFRELIKKRRLEPANDLLSGLITAEEAGDKLTEQEIISTCLLLLIAGHETTVNLITNGYYQLLKHQDQYEKVREDRSLLSNLVEETLRYDPPVLLTSRWVGEDMNLFGVEMEKAQMAFVVLGAANRDPAVVERPHEFDIIRSTIKHLSFASGPHFCLGAPLARLEAEIAFETLLDHFHQPELMEEPTRRANVAFRGFETLKVKAEVKI